In Methylobacterium aquaticum, the following are encoded in one genomic region:
- the repB gene encoding plasmid partitioning protein RepB: MNQKKRLSAIMGTPVQADAQPQSSPGIPTAYTPVAGATPPPPTPEKRPTAARSMAAMWAASRPGPAEAEGAVIEIDPALCLPSAIADRVPDATDAAFEAFVAQIREEGQHTPILVRRHPRQDGHYEIAYGRRRTRAAQALGKPVRAVLRDLSDAELVVAQGSENLAREDLSYIERAHFARNMEQAGVPREVILKAMGAHRPDLANYLAVAEAIPSALLAAIGPAPKIGRPRWLTLADRIKAAPPERIEAALASPDLAGKTSDERFAVILAALAAPPPRKAKPRAETVKDAKGVRFARIERSSDGMRVTLEEKAEPGFADYLAERLPELLATYRQGRG, encoded by the coding sequence ATGAACCAGAAGAAGCGTCTCAGCGCCATCATGGGCACGCCGGTCCAGGCGGACGCCCAGCCACAGTCCTCGCCTGGAATTCCAACGGCTTACACCCCTGTAGCAGGTGCTACGCCGCCCCCGCCGACCCCGGAGAAGCGCCCGACCGCGGCGCGCTCGATGGCGGCGATGTGGGCCGCCTCCCGCCCCGGCCCGGCGGAAGCCGAGGGCGCGGTGATCGAGATCGATCCCGCGCTCTGCCTGCCCTCGGCGATCGCCGACCGGGTGCCCGATGCGACGGATGCCGCCTTCGAGGCCTTCGTCGCCCAGATCCGCGAGGAGGGCCAGCATACGCCGATCCTGGTCCGCCGCCATCCCCGCCAGGACGGCCATTACGAGATCGCCTATGGCCGGCGCCGGACGCGGGCGGCCCAGGCGCTGGGCAAGCCGGTGCGCGCGGTGCTGCGCGATCTCAGCGATGCCGAGCTGGTGGTCGCGCAGGGTTCCGAGAACCTCGCCCGCGAGGATCTGAGCTACATCGAGCGGGCGCATTTCGCCCGCAACATGGAGCAGGCCGGCGTCCCCCGCGAGGTGATCCTGAAGGCGATGGGCGCGCACCGCCCCGACCTCGCGAACTATCTGGCGGTGGCCGAGGCGATCCCCTCGGCTCTCCTCGCGGCGATCGGCCCGGCCCCGAAGATCGGCCGCCCGCGCTGGCTCACCCTCGCCGACCGGATCAAGGCGGCGCCGCCGGAGCGGATCGAGGCCGCGCTCGCCTCGCCCGATCTGGCGGGCAAGACCTCGGACGAGCGCTTCGCCGTGATCCTCGCCGCGCTCGCCGCGCCGCCGCCGCGCAAGGCCAAGCCCCGGGCCGAGACCGTGAAGGACGCCAAGGGCGTGAGGTTCGCCCGGATCGAGCGCAGCTCCGACGGCATGCGCGTGACGCTGGAGGAGAAGGCGGAGCCGGGCTTCGCCGACTACCTCGCCGAGCGGTTGCCGGAGTTGCTGGCGACCTATCGGCAGGGGCGGGGGTGA
- a CDS encoding ABC transporter ATP-binding protein gives MRDGTFDGERAIALEPDVILLNLKARVASEEGRLVERLSGLGVPVAYVDFREKPFVNTTPSIRLLGRLMGREEVVEALLGLLGIEALAFRNLGELSGGQRQLVSIAQTLGREPDVLLLDEPTSALDLRHQQQVAAITRRITAERGIVTLVTVHVLNQALRLADRMLVLARGGLAAFGAPREVVTPGLIAEVYGVRVRVEEFGTGRPYVIVEDEA, from the coding sequence ATGCGCGACGGCACGTTCGACGGGGAGCGCGCCATCGCCCTCGAGCCCGACGTGATCCTGCTCAACCTCAAGGCCAGGGTGGCGAGCGAGGAGGGCCGGCTGGTGGAGCGGCTGTCCGGCCTCGGCGTCCCGGTCGCCTACGTCGATTTCCGCGAGAAGCCCTTCGTCAACACCACGCCCTCGATCCGCCTGCTCGGCCGGCTGATGGGCCGGGAGGAGGTGGTCGAGGCGCTGCTCGGCCTCCTCGGCATCGAGGCACTGGCCTTCCGCAACCTCGGGGAATTGTCGGGCGGCCAGCGCCAGCTGGTCTCGATCGCCCAGACCCTCGGCCGGGAGCCGGACGTGCTGCTCCTCGACGAGCCGACGAGCGCCCTCGACCTGCGCCACCAGCAGCAGGTCGCCGCGATCACCCGCCGGATCACGGCGGAGCGCGGCATCGTCACCCTGGTGACGGTCCACGTTCTCAACCAGGCCCTGCGGCTCGCCGATCGGATGCTGGTGCTGGCGAGGGGCGGCCTCGCGGCGTTCGGAGCGCCGCGGGAGGTGGTCACGCCCGGGTTGATCGCCGAGGTCTACGGGGTGCGGGTGCGGGTCGAGGAGTTCGGGACGGGGAGGCCGTATGTCATCGTCGAGGATGAAGCGTGA
- a CDS encoding RidA family protein: protein MTITRSIRTPIMHRAVEVNGLVFIGGTIADDTSVSMGAQTENILGKIAGYLKEAGTDASRIVAATIFVTDLSHKKEMDAAWTAFFGDDLPARATVGVADLGGGAMIEVVVTAAKG, encoded by the coding sequence ATGACCATCACCCGTTCGATCCGCACCCCGATCATGCACCGCGCCGTCGAGGTGAACGGTCTCGTCTTCATCGGCGGCACCATCGCGGACGACACCTCGGTCTCGATGGGCGCCCAGACCGAGAACATCCTCGGCAAGATCGCCGGCTACCTGAAGGAGGCCGGGACGGATGCCTCGCGCATCGTCGCCGCGACGATCTTCGTGACCGACCTGTCGCACAAGAAGGAGATGGACGCCGCCTGGACGGCCTTCTTCGGCGACGACCTGCCGGCCCGGGCGACGGTGGGCGTGGCGGATCTGGGTGGCGGCGCGATGATCGAGGTCGTGGTGACGGCGGCGAAGGGGTGA
- the repA gene encoding plasmid partitioning protein RepA, which produces MLWSFSSFHRERVRVDEPARPAERARRAPSNQIAGHDARILGAKLREIASVVFSPSEAKTLRRFTSGEVARILGVTDSRIRQLSPDLLVSPPEVAPGGRRLFTLADIHALRAHLDEIDRVGRRYRPHRDPAKGEHLQVIACVNFKGGSGKTTTSAHLAQSLVLRGYRVLAIDLDPQASLSTLLGVRPENEREPYPTIYDAIRYGDQRRPLAEVIRHTYFTGLDLVAADLELEVFEFEAPMQSARRKANDPEPPFFARMGLALNEVADDYDVVVIDCPPRLGYLTIAALCAATALLITIHPQMLDVSSMRQFLTMMDEIMEPVREQGAVPTHDWFRYLVTRFEPQDTPQTEVVAMLRGLFGERVLTKAMLQSAAVSNSGLRGQTVYETPLRRDEVTGSTYRRALDALDAVNGEIEGLIARAWGRT; this is translated from the coding sequence GTGTTATGGTCGTTTTCATCCTTTCACCGTGAGCGAGTCAGGGTCGATGAACCAGCACGTCCCGCCGAGCGGGCCCGGAGAGCCCCCTCGAACCAGATCGCCGGCCACGACGCCCGGATCCTGGGCGCCAAGCTGCGCGAGATCGCCTCCGTGGTGTTCTCGCCGTCGGAGGCCAAGACCCTGCGCCGCTTCACCTCCGGCGAGGTCGCCCGCATCCTCGGCGTGACCGACAGCCGGATCCGGCAGCTCTCCCCCGACCTTCTGGTCTCACCCCCCGAGGTCGCGCCGGGCGGCCGCCGGCTCTTCACCCTGGCGGATATCCACGCCCTGCGCGCCCATCTCGACGAGATCGACCGGGTCGGTCGCCGCTACCGGCCGCACCGCGATCCCGCCAAGGGCGAGCACCTCCAGGTCATCGCCTGCGTCAACTTCAAGGGTGGGTCTGGCAAGACCACGACCTCGGCCCATCTCGCCCAGTCGCTGGTGCTGCGCGGCTACCGGGTGCTCGCCATCGACCTCGATCCCCAGGCCAGCCTCTCGACGCTGCTCGGCGTCCGGCCCGAGAACGAGCGCGAGCCCTACCCCACCATCTACGACGCGATCCGCTACGGCGATCAGCGGCGCCCGCTGGCCGAGGTGATCCGCCATACCTACTTCACCGGGCTCGACCTGGTGGCGGCGGACCTGGAACTGGAGGTCTTCGAGTTCGAGGCGCCGATGCAATCGGCGCGGCGGAAAGCCAACGATCCCGAGCCGCCGTTCTTCGCCCGGATGGGCCTGGCCCTCAACGAGGTGGCGGACGATTACGACGTCGTGGTGATCGATTGCCCGCCGCGGCTGGGCTACCTCACCATCGCGGCGCTCTGCGCGGCGACCGCGCTCCTCATCACGATCCATCCGCAGATGCTCGACGTGTCGAGCATGCGCCAGTTCCTCACCATGATGGACGAGATCATGGAGCCGGTGCGCGAGCAGGGCGCGGTCCCGACCCACGACTGGTTCCGCTACCTCGTCACCCGCTTCGAGCCGCAGGACACGCCGCAGACCGAGGTGGTGGCGATGCTGCGCGGCCTGTTCGGCGAGCGCGTCCTGACCAAGGCGATGCTGCAATCGGCCGCCGTCTCGAATTCGGGCCTGCGCGGCCAGACCGTCTACGAGACGCCGCTACGCCGCGACGAGGTGACGGGATCGACCTACCGCCGGGCGCTCGACGCGCTCGATGCGGTCAACGGCGAGATCGAGGGGCTGATCGCCCGCGCCTGGGGGCGGACATGA
- a CDS encoding NAD(P)/FAD-dependent oxidoreductase: MSRDYDVAVIGGGLLGSAIAWGLGRLGQRVAVLDEGDVAKRASRANFALVWVQSKGLGMPAYTDWTVRGAKSWANLAAALREQTGLDVCLQQNGGFHLTLGEAEYGRRADLVARMHNQLGADGYRMEMVSAAEAGRALPGLGPEVSGGSFCPLDGHVNSLRTYRALHAGMKAFGVDYLPERPVSRIDREGGEFRLATPAGEVRAAKVVLAAGNANQDLAPMVGLSAPMGPTRGQILVTERTAPFLPHTLATLRQTDEGTVMIGDSKEDILDDRSMRQGINAVMADRAQRTFPHLARLNVVRTWSGIRVMPRDGFPIYDQSQTHPGAFVTCCHSGVTLAANHAFEIARMVAEGGLEPDLVGAFTAKRFAAQESRTGSGYY; encoded by the coding sequence ATGTCCAGGGATTACGACGTCGCCGTGATCGGCGGCGGCCTGCTCGGCTCGGCCATCGCCTGGGGCCTCGGCCGGCTCGGGCAGAGGGTGGCCGTCCTCGACGAGGGCGATGTCGCCAAGCGCGCCTCGCGGGCGAACTTCGCCCTCGTCTGGGTGCAGAGCAAGGGGCTCGGCATGCCGGCCTATACCGACTGGACCGTGCGCGGGGCGAAGAGCTGGGCCAACCTCGCCGCGGCGCTCCGCGAGCAGACCGGTCTCGACGTGTGCCTGCAGCAGAATGGCGGCTTCCATCTCACGCTGGGCGAGGCCGAGTACGGCCGCCGCGCCGACCTCGTCGCCCGGATGCACAACCAGCTCGGCGCCGACGGCTACCGGATGGAGATGGTATCGGCGGCTGAAGCCGGGCGGGCCCTGCCGGGCCTCGGGCCGGAGGTCTCCGGCGGCAGCTTCTGCCCCCTCGACGGCCACGTGAATTCGCTGCGCACCTACCGGGCGCTGCATGCCGGCATGAAGGCCTTCGGCGTCGATTACCTGCCCGAGCGGCCGGTCTCACGCATCGACCGCGAGGGCGGGGAGTTCCGGCTGGCGACGCCGGCCGGCGAGGTGCGCGCCGCCAAGGTCGTGCTCGCCGCCGGCAACGCCAACCAGGACCTCGCCCCGATGGTCGGCCTCTCGGCCCCGATGGGGCCGACCCGGGGCCAGATCCTCGTCACCGAGCGCACCGCGCCGTTCCTGCCCCACACGCTGGCGACCCTGCGCCAGACCGACGAGGGCACGGTGATGATCGGCGACAGCAAGGAGGACATCCTCGACGACCGCTCGATGCGCCAGGGCATCAACGCCGTGATGGCCGACCGGGCCCAGCGCACCTTCCCGCATCTGGCGCGGCTCAACGTGGTGCGGACCTGGTCCGGCATCCGGGTGATGCCGCGGGACGGTTTTCCGATCTACGACCAGTCGCAGACCCATCCGGGCGCCTTCGTCACCTGCTGCCATTCCGGCGTGACGCTCGCCGCCAACCACGCCTTCGAGATCGCCCGGATGGTGGCGGAGGGGGGCCTGGAGCCCGACCTGGTCGGCGCCTTCACGGCCAAGCGCTTCGCGGCGCAGGAGAGCCGGACGGGGAGCGGGTATTACTGA
- a CDS encoding Y4yA family PLP-dependent enzyme — protein MGTLLPQAGAPALPPLLDPRIARVIRATPDRLHALVAEHGSPLNIVWPHAVADTVERMREALATEGVDYEIFYGAKVNKSRALVRAAVAAGTGIDVSSLAECEDALRASADPARLCATGPAKTRPFLRRLVAVGALVAVDSLEELDDLGGCTREGGPARVLLRYRPDSAARSRFGMGRGAIREALRRLAREDAPFAFEGFHLHLSGYDVESRVAAMAEVAGLVDEAVALRLPVRLIDIGGGLPVRYVDPDTYANALARQGPEHYQTGRVPAEFYPYGSPLTAAEWIAGFLRAPCRGGTIAGYLRSMGLRLAIEPGRSLVDQAAISLFRVTRTKPLGEGRGVVFVEGSSFSACETWFASEFLVDPILLPAAPEGREGPGLRAFIAGHSCLDGDVITHRLLEFGTAPRPGDLLLHANTAGYQMDLLENEFHRHPMPARLVATPSSDAGFVFARD, from the coding sequence ATGGGGACGCTCCTGCCGCAGGCCGGCGCGCCGGCCCTGCCGCCGCTCCTCGATCCGCGGATCGCCCGGGTGATCCGCGCGACGCCCGACCGGCTGCACGCCCTGGTGGCCGAACACGGCTCGCCGCTCAACATCGTCTGGCCGCACGCCGTCGCCGACACCGTCGAGCGGATGCGGGAGGCCTTGGCCACCGAAGGCGTCGATTACGAGATCTTCTACGGCGCCAAGGTGAACAAGTCGCGGGCGCTGGTCCGCGCCGCGGTGGCGGCGGGAACCGGCATCGACGTGTCGAGCCTCGCCGAATGCGAGGACGCCCTGCGGGCGAGCGCCGACCCGGCGCGCCTCTGCGCGACCGGCCCGGCGAAGACGCGTCCCTTCCTGCGCCGGCTCGTCGCGGTGGGCGCCCTCGTCGCGGTGGATTCCCTCGAAGAGCTCGACGACCTCGGGGGCTGCACGCGGGAGGGCGGGCCGGCGCGGGTGCTCCTGCGCTACCGGCCCGATTCGGCCGCCCGCTCGCGGTTCGGCATGGGCCGCGGGGCAATCCGCGAGGCGCTGCGACGCCTTGCCCGAGAGGACGCGCCCTTCGCCTTCGAGGGGTTCCACCTGCACCTCTCCGGCTACGACGTCGAGAGTCGCGTCGCCGCGATGGCGGAGGTCGCCGGCCTCGTCGACGAGGCCGTGGCCTTGCGGCTTCCGGTCCGGCTGATCGATATCGGCGGCGGCCTGCCGGTCCGCTACGTCGATCCCGACACCTATGCGAACGCGCTCGCCCGGCAGGGCCCGGAGCATTACCAGACCGGCCGGGTCCCGGCGGAGTTCTACCCCTATGGCAGCCCGCTCACGGCGGCGGAGTGGATCGCCGGCTTCCTGCGCGCGCCCTGCCGGGGCGGGACGATCGCCGGCTACCTCCGGTCGATGGGCCTGCGCCTCGCCATCGAGCCCGGGCGCAGCCTCGTCGACCAGGCGGCGATCAGCCTGTTTCGCGTCACCCGGACGAAGCCGCTCGGGGAGGGGAGGGGGGTAGTCTTCGTCGAGGGCAGCAGCTTCAGCGCCTGCGAGACCTGGTTTGCGTCCGAGTTCCTGGTCGATCCGATCCTGCTGCCCGCCGCTCCGGAGGGGAGGGAAGGACCGGGCCTCAGGGCCTTCATCGCCGGCCATAGCTGCCTCGACGGCGACGTGATCACCCACCGCCTGCTCGAATTCGGCACCGCTCCCCGGCCGGGCGACCTGCTGCTCCACGCCAACACGGCCGGCTACCAGATGGACCTTCTGGAAAACGAGTTCCACCGGCACCCGATGCCCGCCCGGCTGGTCGCGACGCCCTCTTCCGATGCCGGGTTCGTATTCGCTCGGGACTAG
- a CDS encoding (2Fe-2S)-binding protein, with amino-acid sequence MFKRSDHDTRPIVRILVEGTAVEARAGDTVSAALLASGRDVRRLTAVSGAPRLPYCMMGVCFDCLVTIDGVGNRQGCLVPVADGMEIEIQKGKREIGR; translated from the coding sequence ATGTTCAAGCGATCCGACCACGACACCAGACCCATCGTCCGCATCCTCGTCGAGGGCACGGCCGTCGAGGCGCGGGCGGGCGATACCGTCTCGGCGGCGCTCCTCGCCTCCGGCCGCGACGTGCGCCGGCTCACCGCGGTCAGCGGGGCGCCGCGGCTGCCCTACTGCATGATGGGCGTGTGCTTCGACTGCCTCGTCACCATCGACGGCGTCGGCAACCGCCAGGGCTGCCTCGTGCCGGTGGCCGACGGGATGGAAATCGAGATCCAGAAGGGCAAGCGGGAGATCGGCCGGTGA
- a CDS encoding NAD(P)/FAD-dependent oxidoreductase, giving the protein MTVLADAIVVGGGIHGCSTALHLCRAGLKPVLIEKDYAGRHASGVNAGGVRQLARHVAEIPLSIRAMDLWERIGDLVDDDCGFESHGQVLVAEDDAELAACTERVAELHGHGFTHEELIDGPELRRLVPAVAETCPGGVVSRRDGAAQPARTVAAFRRKAERLGALIREGEPARNVRREDGLWRVDVGADTYAAPVLVNAAGAWAGRIADSLGEPVPVETVAPMLMITSRVPHFIDPVVILRGRKLSFKQFANGTVLIGGGHLAVPDQDRGTTVLNWRRLAESARTVFELFPVMREAQILRAWAGIEAKMKDDLPVLGPSARHPGLFHQFGFSLHGFQLGPGAGAVMAELIVEGGTQTRIGALGIERFRS; this is encoded by the coding sequence ATGACGGTGCTCGCCGACGCGATCGTGGTCGGGGGCGGGATCCACGGCTGCTCGACCGCCTTGCATCTCTGCCGGGCCGGGCTCAAGCCCGTCCTGATCGAGAAGGATTATGCCGGCCGCCACGCCTCGGGCGTCAATGCCGGCGGGGTGCGCCAGCTCGCCCGCCACGTCGCCGAGATCCCGCTCTCGATCCGCGCGATGGACCTGTGGGAGCGGATCGGCGACCTCGTCGACGACGATTGCGGCTTCGAGAGCCACGGCCAGGTGCTGGTTGCCGAGGACGATGCGGAACTCGCGGCCTGTACCGAGCGGGTCGCGGAGCTGCACGGGCACGGCTTCACCCACGAGGAACTGATCGACGGACCCGAACTCCGCCGGCTGGTGCCGGCGGTGGCCGAGACCTGCCCGGGCGGCGTCGTCTCGCGCCGCGACGGCGCGGCCCAGCCCGCCCGCACGGTGGCGGCGTTCCGGCGCAAGGCGGAACGGCTCGGCGCCCTCATCCGCGAGGGCGAGCCGGCGCGGAACGTGCGCCGCGAGGATGGCTTGTGGCGGGTCGATGTCGGGGCCGACACCTACGCGGCGCCGGTGCTCGTCAACGCCGCCGGGGCCTGGGCCGGGCGCATCGCGGACTCCCTCGGCGAGCCGGTCCCGGTCGAGACCGTGGCGCCGATGCTGATGATCACCTCGCGGGTGCCGCACTTCATCGATCCGGTGGTGATCCTGCGCGGCCGCAAGCTGTCGTTCAAGCAATTCGCCAACGGCACGGTGCTGATCGGCGGCGGCCACCTCGCGGTGCCGGACCAGGACAGGGGCACGACGGTGCTGAACTGGCGCCGCCTCGCCGAGAGCGCCCGCACGGTGTTCGAACTCTTCCCCGTCATGCGCGAGGCCCAGATCCTGCGCGCCTGGGCGGGCATCGAGGCCAAGATGAAGGACGACTTGCCGGTCCTCGGGCCGAGTGCCCGGCATCCCGGCCTGTTCCACCAGTTCGGCTTCTCGCTGCACGGCTTCCAGCTCGGGCCGGGCGCGGGCGCCGTCATGGCCGAGCTCATCGTCGAGGGCGGCACCCAGACCCGGATCGGCGCGCTCGGCATCGAGCGCTTCCGGTCCTGA
- a CDS encoding NAD(P)/FAD-dependent oxidoreductase: MSNAPLKDSYDVVVIGAGPAGLAAAATAAGAGLSVLLLDENAGPGGQVWRAITSTPLADRGQLGPDFWSGEALVRSLRESGAEVIHRATVWSLDTALEIGVSVGGGSAFVTARRVILATGALERPFPIPGWTLPGVMTAGAAQTLLKSSGLVPDEPTVIAGQGPLLWLLSAQILRLGGRIDRILDTTDRKNIVGALPHALAFATSPYFRKGLALMREVRAKVGVVSGVTDLAAHGEGKLSRVTYKVGAREETLPASLLLLHQGVVPNVNLAMAAGVEHAWDDVQLAWLPVLGRDGATSVAGIAVAGDGAGIGGAEAAALRGRLAALAAVEALAPASRAKLDSRESVLADLARAERGRPFLDLLFRPGKQFRIPADDTVVCRCEEITARDIREAVAIGATGPNQLKAYRRTGMGPCQGRLCGLTVTELMAEARGKTPQEIGYYRLRAPVKPIALSELASLPTSKAETEAVVRG; encoded by the coding sequence GTGAGCAACGCACCCCTGAAGGATTCCTACGACGTCGTGGTGATCGGGGCCGGCCCGGCCGGCCTCGCCGCGGCCGCCACCGCCGCCGGGGCCGGCCTGTCGGTCCTGCTCCTCGACGAGAATGCCGGGCCCGGCGGCCAGGTCTGGCGCGCCATCACCTCGACCCCGCTCGCCGACCGCGGCCAGCTCGGACCCGATTTCTGGAGCGGCGAGGCGCTGGTCCGGTCCTTGCGCGAGAGCGGCGCCGAGGTGATCCACCGCGCCACGGTGTGGAGCCTCGACACGGCGCTGGAGATCGGCGTCTCGGTCGGCGGCGGCTCGGCCTTCGTGACGGCGCGCCGGGTGATCCTGGCGACCGGGGCGCTGGAGCGCCCGTTCCCGATTCCCGGCTGGACCTTGCCGGGCGTGATGACCGCCGGCGCCGCCCAGACGCTGCTCAAATCCTCCGGCCTGGTGCCGGACGAGCCGACGGTGATCGCCGGCCAGGGCCCGCTGCTCTGGCTGCTCTCGGCGCAGATCCTGCGCCTCGGCGGCCGGATCGACCGCATCCTCGACACCACCGACCGGAAGAACATCGTCGGCGCCCTGCCCCACGCGCTCGCCTTCGCGACCTCGCCGTATTTCCGCAAGGGCCTGGCGCTGATGCGCGAGGTGCGGGCGAAGGTGGGTGTCGTCTCCGGCGTCACCGATCTTGCGGCCCACGGCGAGGGAAAGCTGTCGCGCGTCACCTACAAGGTGGGCGCGCGGGAGGAGACCCTGCCGGCCTCGCTGCTGCTGCTGCATCAGGGCGTGGTGCCGAACGTCAACCTGGCGATGGCGGCGGGCGTCGAGCATGCCTGGGACGACGTGCAGCTCGCCTGGTTGCCGGTGCTGGGCCGGGACGGCGCGACCTCGGTCGCGGGCATCGCGGTGGCGGGCGACGGGGCCGGGATCGGCGGTGCCGAGGCCGCGGCCCTGCGCGGCCGCCTCGCCGCGCTCGCGGCCGTCGAGGCCCTGGCGCCCGCATCACGGGCCAAGCTCGACTCGCGGGAGAGCGTGCTGGCCGACCTGGCGCGGGCCGAGCGCGGCCGGCCGTTCCTCGACCTGCTGTTCCGGCCCGGAAAGCAGTTCCGCATCCCCGCGGACGACACGGTCGTCTGCCGCTGCGAGGAGATCACCGCCCGCGACATCCGCGAGGCGGTCGCCATCGGGGCGACGGGGCCGAACCAGCTCAAGGCCTATCGCCGCACCGGCATGGGCCCGTGCCAGGGCCGGCTCTGCGGGCTCACCGTCACCGAGCTGATGGCCGAGGCGCGGGGGAAGACGCCGCAGGAGATCGGCTATTACCGCCTGCGCGCGCCGGTAAAGCCGATCGCGCTGTCCGAGCTCGCTTCCCTGCCGACATCGAAGGCCGAGACCGAGGCGGTGGTGCGCGGATGA
- a CDS encoding TonB-dependent receptor, with product MVAGLCLVDPGGARAQEAARNGDIPLEAITVAGTATPRGVVPAYAGGQVAQGGRVGLLGNTETTKSPFSVSSYTDKFIRDRQATTASEALALDPSVRATQSTGAPFDSFYIRGFPINENTSGEFAFDGVYGVAPSFRVFTDYAERIEVLKGPSAAISGVSPNGGIGGVINIVPKRAGEDLTRLTLDYGSVARGGGQFDVARRYGANREWGARFVGSLRGGATPFDRQSETTGVGALALDYQGERFRAWLYLLAQTDRFDAPLRPFLLRAGVPVPRAPDGRLNVSQPWEYSNIDDRGGLLRLEYDLTDQVTLFGNVGGAQTGVERYFASAPTITNLRGDTTTTPQFYSLGVDRLTVDGGVRAKFDTGFVRHALVVQTSLYQEDAARRLPPGRGSYLSNIYDPVSVPPIAPTIVDSRPRLYDSTLTGVSVADTLSVFDERILLTLGVRRQGIEAHNYVSNVGTLASSYDKGATSPLVGIVVRPWENVSFFGNYIEGLSRGDVAPTQAVNTGEILAPYVAHQVEAGVKVDAGTIGASFSAFQITRPIGELSPQRRYAQTGEQRVSGLEFSVYGEITPQARILGGLTLLDGVLTKTALAANVGNVPIGVPGVQLNLGAEWDLPGVPGLTLTGAVIYTGRQFVDTANTQALPDWTRLDLGLRYATVIEGRKTTFRANVLNVTGANYWTGVASFGTFFQAAPRTYLLSMSVDL from the coding sequence ATGGTTGCCGGCCTCTGTCTCGTCGATCCCGGCGGCGCCCGCGCGCAGGAGGCCGCCCGCAATGGCGACATCCCGCTCGAGGCGATCACGGTCGCGGGAACGGCGACGCCGCGCGGCGTGGTGCCGGCCTATGCCGGCGGCCAGGTCGCGCAAGGCGGACGGGTCGGCCTTCTCGGCAACACCGAGACGACGAAGTCGCCCTTCAGCGTCAGCAGCTACACCGACAAGTTCATCCGCGACCGGCAGGCGACCACGGCGTCCGAGGCGCTCGCCCTCGATCCGTCCGTGCGCGCCACGCAGTCGACGGGCGCCCCGTTCGATTCGTTCTACATCCGCGGCTTCCCGATCAACGAGAACACCAGCGGCGAGTTCGCCTTCGACGGCGTCTACGGCGTCGCCCCAAGCTTCCGGGTCTTCACCGACTATGCCGAGCGCATCGAGGTGCTGAAGGGGCCCTCGGCGGCGATCTCCGGCGTGTCGCCGAATGGCGGCATCGGCGGCGTCATCAACATCGTGCCCAAGCGCGCCGGCGAGGACCTGACCCGCCTCACCCTGGATTACGGTTCGGTCGCCCGCGGCGGCGGCCAGTTCGACGTCGCCCGGCGCTACGGCGCCAACCGGGAATGGGGCGCGCGCTTCGTCGGCAGCCTGCGCGGCGGCGCCACGCCGTTCGACCGTCAGTCGGAGACGACCGGCGTCGGGGCGCTCGCCCTCGATTACCAGGGCGAGCGGTTCCGGGCGTGGCTCTACCTGCTGGCCCAGACCGACCGCTTCGACGCGCCGTTGCGGCCGTTCCTGCTGCGGGCCGGCGTCCCGGTGCCGCGGGCGCCGGACGGCCGCCTCAACGTCAGCCAGCCTTGGGAATACTCGAACATCGACGACCGCGGCGGCCTGCTGCGGCTCGAATACGACCTCACCGACCAGGTCACGCTGTTCGGCAATGTCGGCGGCGCGCAGACCGGCGTCGAGCGCTACTTCGCGTCCGCCCCGACGATCACCAACCTGCGCGGCGACACCACCACGACCCCGCAATTCTACAGCCTCGGCGTCGATCGCCTGACGGTCGACGGCGGCGTGCGGGCCAAGTTCGATACCGGCTTCGTCCGCCACGCCCTCGTGGTGCAGACCTCCCTCTACCAGGAGGATGCCGCCCGCCGCCTGCCGCCCGGGCGCGGCAGCTACCTGTCGAACATCTACGATCCGGTATCGGTCCCGCCGATCGCGCCGACGATCGTCGATTCGCGGCCGCGCCTCTACGACAGCACGCTGACGGGCGTGTCGGTGGCCGACACGCTGTCGGTCTTCGACGAGCGCATCCTGCTGACGCTGGGCGTGCGCCGGCAGGGCATCGAGGCGCATAACTACGTGTCGAATGTCGGCACGCTGGCCTCGTCCTACGACAAGGGCGCGACGAGCCCGCTGGTCGGCATCGTCGTGCGGCCCTGGGAGAACGTCTCGTTCTTCGGCAACTACATCGAGGGCCTGAGCCGCGGCGACGTCGCCCCGACCCAGGCCGTCAATACCGGCGAGATCCTCGCGCCCTACGTGGCCCACCAGGTCGAGGCCGGCGTCAAGGTGGATGCGGGCACGATCGGCGCCTCGTTCAGCGCCTTCCAGATCACCCGGCCGATCGGGGAGCTCAGCCCGCAGCGCCGCTACGCCCAGACCGGCGAGCAGCGGGTCAGCGGGCTCGAATTCAGCGTCTACGGCGAGATCACCCCGCAGGCCCGGATCCTCGGCGGCCTGACGCTGCTCGACGGGGTGCTCACCAAGACCGCGCTCGCCGCCAATGTCGGCAACGTGCCGATCGGGGTGCCGGGGGTGCAGCTCAACCTCGGCGCCGAGTGGGACCTGCCCGGCGTGCCGGGCCTCACCCTGACCGGTGCCGTCATCTATACCGGCCGCCAGTTCGTCGACACCGCCAACACCCAGGCCCTGCCGGACTGGACGCGCCTCGATCTCGGCCTGCGCTACGCGACGGTGATCGAGGGCCGCAAGACGACCTTCCGGGCCAACGTGCTGAACGTCACGGGGGCGAATTACTGGACCGGGGTGGCCTCGTTCGGCACCTTCTTCCAGGCTGCGCCGCGCACCTATCTCCTGTCGATGTCGGTCGACCTGTGA